In the genome of Bacillota bacterium, one region contains:
- a CDS encoding HEPN domain-containing protein: MQDEARAQYVRYKAEQAREMWQEAECLYTAGNFRGCISRAYFAFYKAAVAALVARGENIADKEPRHVQAVGRFNKPFVRSGVFPREPGRFLNDLEDLRVRADYRDQAILVEEAEEVITRGRQYLDQVHHVETSLAPAGKQDLGKDV; the protein is encoded by the coding sequence TTGCAGGATGAGGCGCGGGCGCAATACGTACGGTACAAGGCAGAGCAGGCACGCGAGATGTGGCAGGAAGCCGAATGCCTCTACACAGCTGGCAACTTCCGCGGATGCATCAGCCGGGCGTACTTCGCGTTCTACAAAGCAGCGGTGGCAGCGCTGGTAGCCCGAGGTGAGAATATCGCCGACAAAGAACCCCGTCATGTGCAAGCAGTGGGCCGCTTCAACAAGCCGTTTGTGCGCTCGGGCGTGTTTCCGCGAGAACCCGGCCGGTTCCTGAACGATCTCGAAGATCTGCGCGTCCGGGCGGATTACCGCGACCAGGCAATCTTGGTTGAGGAAGCGGAAGAGGTCATAACGAGGGGGAGACAGTACCTGGATCAAGTGCACCATGTCGAAACATCCCTGGCACCAGCCGGTAAGCAGGATCTGGGCAAAGACGTCTAG
- a CDS encoding tyrosine-type recombinase/integrase yields MTELFLTLAPSTARAYRQDLDDFGRWFEQTNGTRLEPGLVTGTDLREYLHHLLAVRGLKPATANRRLSAIRAWLRWYREQGAVESLPRFPRRASEPQRAPRALGKVEAARLERAVEREGNPRDAALVALMLHAGLRVGEVVRLRPTDVEITERKGKVVVRAGKGDKYREVPLGPEVRRPLKEYLRVRPHGEWLFPGRNGGHLTPRAAETVVKKYAYLARLDPEEVTPHVLRHTFATRLLRGGADIVVVAHLLGHARLDTTARYTRPAWEDLVRAVEPADANP; encoded by the coding sequence ATGACGGAGCTGTTTTTGACCCTGGCGCCTTCGACAGCCAGGGCCTACCGCCAGGACCTCGACGACTTTGGCCGGTGGTTCGAGCAGACCAACGGGACCCGCCTGGAACCAGGGCTGGTGACAGGCACCGACCTCCGGGAATACCTGCACCACCTGCTTGCCGTCCGCGGCCTCAAGCCCGCCACGGCCAACCGGAGGCTTTCGGCCATCCGAGCCTGGCTCAGGTGGTACCGGGAGCAAGGAGCGGTGGAATCCCTACCGCGGTTTCCTCGCCGGGCCAGCGAGCCGCAGCGGGCGCCCCGGGCGCTGGGAAAGGTTGAAGCCGCGCGCCTGGAACGGGCGGTTGAGCGGGAGGGCAATCCCCGCGACGCCGCCCTGGTGGCGCTCATGCTGCACGCGGGCCTGCGCGTGGGCGAGGTGGTCCGGCTGCGCCCGACTGACGTGGAAATCACCGAGCGCAAAGGCAAGGTGGTGGTGCGTGCCGGCAAAGGCGACAAGTACCGCGAGGTCCCCCTGGGGCCGGAGGTCCGGAGGCCTCTGAAGGAGTACCTGCGGGTCCGTCCGCACGGCGAGTGGCTTTTCCCTGGCCGGAACGGCGGGCACCTAACCCCGCGGGCGGCCGAAACGGTGGTGAAGAAGTATGCCTACCTGGCGCGGCTGGACCCGGAAGAGGTTACACCCCATGTGTTGCGGCACACCTTCGCCACGCGGCTCTTGCGCGGGGGCGCCGACATCGTGGTGGTGGCGCACCTGCTTGGCCACGCCAGGCTGGACACCACGGCA
- a CDS encoding nucleotidyltransferase domain-containing protein — translation MTALKPDQWAMGIAKKYARRIQRLPGVRSVVLFGSRARGDSAPDSDIDVMVVVTEESKELRKALLDIAYDLSWEYGCWLVPAICPEREAYGPFGQYDPFYVDVRRKGVQIAG, via the coding sequence GTGACGGCGTTGAAGCCCGATCAGTGGGCGATGGGCATTGCCAAGAAGTACGCCCGAAGAATCCAGCGCCTTCCCGGAGTGCGGTCTGTGGTGCTGTTTGGCTCCCGCGCCCGCGGCGACAGCGCCCCGGACTCGGATATAGACGTGATGGTGGTCGTCACCGAGGAAAGCAAGGAGTTGAGAAAGGCCCTGCTCGACATCGCGTATGACCTCTCCTGGGAATACGGGTGCTGGCTTGTGCCGGCCATTTGCCCCGAAAGAGAAGCGTACGGCCCCTTCGGCCAGTACGATCCCTTCTACGTCGACGTCAGAAGGAAAGGGGTCCAGATTGCAGGATGA